A genomic segment from Barrientosiimonas humi encodes:
- a CDS encoding polysaccharide deacetylase family protein: MATKKFSRRSIGVAAAVTAMIGIGAVTATGAPAQALGMGQKTLSSSTSVVVLRYGSTGPLVKELQRRLGITQDGSFGKQTLAAVKAFQSRKGLQPDGLVGPLTWKALGGFPGGTGGSAGTIYLTFDDGPNPTYTPQVLSVLRKHNVKATFFMLGQNAAANPSLVKRVYSEGHQVGNHSWNHPNMTGLSDSAALSQIDRTDRALGNGISCFRPPYGATNTRIRSLAAKRGEKTMLWTIDTNDWRRPGSGVIASRIVSNARNGSIVLMHDAGGNRSQTVAGVDSAIGQLKAKGFRFATLPGC, encoded by the coding sequence ATGGCCACGAAGAAGTTCTCGCGACGTTCGATCGGGGTCGCCGCGGCGGTGACCGCGATGATCGGCATCGGCGCGGTCACCGCGACCGGGGCGCCGGCGCAGGCGCTGGGGATGGGGCAGAAGACGCTGTCGTCGTCGACCTCGGTGGTGGTGCTGCGCTACGGCAGCACCGGACCGCTGGTGAAGGAGTTGCAGCGGCGGCTCGGCATCACCCAGGACGGCAGCTTCGGCAAGCAGACGCTGGCCGCGGTGAAGGCCTTCCAGTCGCGCAAGGGGCTGCAGCCCGACGGTCTGGTCGGCCCGCTGACCTGGAAGGCGCTCGGCGGGTTCCCCGGCGGCACCGGCGGATCCGCAGGAACGATCTACCTGACGTTCGACGACGGGCCGAACCCGACGTACACCCCGCAGGTGCTGTCCGTGCTGCGCAAGCACAACGTGAAGGCGACGTTCTTCATGCTCGGGCAGAACGCCGCGGCGAACCCGTCGCTGGTGAAGCGGGTCTACTCCGAGGGGCACCAGGTGGGCAACCACTCCTGGAACCACCCGAACATGACGGGGCTGTCCGACTCGGCGGCGCTGTCGCAGATCGACCGCACCGACCGGGCGCTCGGGAACGGGATCAGCTGCTTCCGGCCGCCGTACGGCGCGACCAACACCCGCATCCGCAGCCTCGCGGCCAAGCGCGGCGAGAAGACGATGCTGTGGACGATCGACACCAACGACTGGCGCCGGCCGGGCTCGGGGGTCATCGCCTCGCGCATCGTGTCCAACGCGCGCAACGGCTCGATCGTGCTGATGCACGACGCCGGCGGCAACCGCTCGCAGACCGTGGCCGGCGTCGACAGCGCCATCGGGCAGCTGAAGGCCAAGGGCTTCCGGTTCGCGACGCTGCCCGGCTGCTGA
- a CDS encoding DUF4126 domain-containing protein, with translation MFAALTGAGLSAAAGLNAYIPFLMVALVARFSDVIVLPSQFAWIESPWAIGGATFLLLAEMVLDKIPAIDSMNDMIGTAVRPTVGGVVFAATQAADQQLDQASWMQQYPWVGAIGGVIIAGIVHTTKAATRPAVNVTTAGMGAPVLSGVEDATSLGMSVLAIFTPLLVIIGLIAMGVGIFWLWRRIARYRKRRRATGAYA, from the coding sequence ATGTTCGCCGCACTGACGGGGGCGGGGCTGTCGGCGGCAGCCGGGCTCAACGCCTACATCCCCTTCCTCATGGTCGCGCTGGTCGCCCGGTTCAGCGACGTCATCGTGCTGCCCTCGCAGTTCGCCTGGATCGAGTCGCCGTGGGCGATCGGCGGCGCGACGTTCCTGCTGCTCGCCGAGATGGTGCTCGACAAGATCCCCGCGATCGACTCGATGAACGACATGATCGGCACGGCCGTGCGCCCCACCGTCGGCGGCGTCGTCTTCGCCGCGACCCAGGCCGCCGACCAGCAGCTGGACCAGGCGAGCTGGATGCAGCAGTACCCCTGGGTCGGGGCCATCGGCGGGGTGATCATCGCCGGGATCGTGCACACCACCAAGGCCGCCACCCGCCCCGCCGTCAACGTCACGACGGCCGGCATGGGGGCGCCCGTGCTCTCCGGGGTGGAGGACGCCACCTCCCTCGGGATGAGCGTGCTCGCGATCTTCACACCCCTTCTGGTGATCATCGGCCTGATCGCGATGGGGGTCGGCATCTTCTGGCTCTGGCGGCGCATCGCGCGCTACCGCAAGCGGCGAAGGGCGACGGGCGCGTACGCCTGA
- the metG gene encoding methionine--tRNA ligase has protein sequence MSKVLTAVAWPYANGPRHLGHVAGFGVPSDVYSRYMRMAGHDVLMVSGSDEHGTAILVQADAAGMTAREFVDLNHPVIARELTDLGCSYDLYTRTTTANHYAVVQELFTTIHRNGYMVEETTRGAISPSTGRTLPDRYIEGTCPICGYPDARGDQCDNCGNQLDPTDLIDPRSKINGETPEFVDTTHFFLDLPALADALTEWLDEREASGEWRPNVIKFSKNILEEIRPRAMTRDLDWGIPIPLEGWRDQPKRFYVWFDAVIGYLSASIEWARRLGEPEKWREWWDTGSATEPGGRDANPDAARASSPTTQADAGSATEPGGHDGVGAAGRRSGAPKTSEVRMESSDEGGAIHAYFMGKDNIVFHSQIWPAELLAYDGRGARGGEPGTYGDLRLPTQVVASEFLNLEGAQFSTSRGHVLYVRDVIDRYGADALRYYIVAAGPENQDANFTWPEFAQRNNAELVAGWGNLVNRTASMVHKNIGEIPAPGALEPVDEAVLATVERGFGTVGGLIAQHRQKAALTEAMRLVGEVNKYVSDTEPFKLKGDDQRARLETVLHTLLQCVSDLNTILAPFLPHAANRVHEILGGTGEFVPMPRLDEVEDLDDGRTYAVITGEYTQTPSWGRVAVTPGTPIDKPRPAFGKIEPEQVEEERARLRARGGEAPEGEVSPA, from the coding sequence ATGAGCAAGGTCCTCACTGCTGTCGCCTGGCCGTACGCCAACGGGCCACGCCACCTCGGCCACGTCGCCGGGTTCGGGGTGCCCTCGGACGTCTACAGCCGCTACATGCGCATGGCGGGCCACGACGTGCTCATGGTCTCCGGGTCCGACGAGCACGGCACCGCGATCCTGGTGCAGGCGGACGCGGCGGGGATGACCGCCCGCGAGTTCGTCGACCTCAACCACCCGGTCATCGCGCGCGAGCTGACCGACCTGGGCTGCTCGTACGACCTCTACACCCGCACCACGACGGCGAACCACTACGCCGTGGTGCAGGAGCTGTTCACGACGATCCACCGCAACGGCTACATGGTCGAGGAGACCACGCGCGGTGCGATCAGCCCGTCGACCGGGCGCACGCTGCCCGACCGCTACATCGAGGGCACCTGCCCGATCTGCGGCTACCCCGACGCGCGCGGTGACCAGTGCGACAACTGCGGCAACCAGCTCGACCCGACCGACCTGATCGACCCGCGCAGCAAGATCAACGGGGAGACGCCGGAGTTCGTCGACACGACGCACTTCTTCCTCGACCTGCCGGCGCTCGCCGACGCGCTGACGGAGTGGCTCGACGAGCGCGAGGCGAGCGGGGAGTGGCGCCCCAACGTCATCAAGTTCTCCAAGAACATCCTCGAGGAGATCCGCCCGCGCGCGATGACCCGCGACCTCGACTGGGGCATCCCGATCCCGCTCGAGGGCTGGCGCGACCAGCCGAAGCGGTTCTACGTCTGGTTCGACGCGGTCATCGGCTACCTCTCCGCGTCGATCGAGTGGGCCCGCCGCCTGGGCGAGCCGGAGAAGTGGCGCGAGTGGTGGGACACCGGCTCCGCGACGGAGCCCGGCGGGCGCGACGCGAATCCTGATGCGGCCAGGGCGAGCTCGCCGACCACCCAGGCGGACGCGGGCTCCGCGACGGAGCCCGGCGGGCACGACGGAGTCGGGGCCGCCGGGCGGAGGAGCGGAGCCCCAAAAACATCGGAAGTACGCATGGAGAGCTCCGACGAAGGAGGAGCCATCCATGCGTACTTCATGGGGAAGGACAACATCGTCTTCCACTCCCAGATCTGGCCGGCGGAGCTGTTGGCCTACGACGGGCGCGGGGCGCGCGGGGGCGAGCCGGGGACGTACGGCGATCTGCGGCTGCCGACCCAGGTGGTCGCCTCGGAGTTCCTCAACCTCGAGGGCGCGCAGTTCTCGACCTCGCGCGGGCACGTGCTGTACGTGCGCGACGTGATCGACCGCTACGGCGCCGACGCGCTGCGCTACTACATCGTGGCGGCGGGCCCGGAGAACCAGGACGCCAACTTCACCTGGCCGGAGTTCGCCCAGCGCAACAACGCCGAGCTGGTCGCGGGCTGGGGCAACCTGGTCAACCGCACGGCGTCGATGGTGCACAAGAACATCGGCGAGATCCCGGCGCCGGGTGCGCTGGAGCCGGTCGACGAGGCGGTGCTCGCGACGGTCGAGCGCGGTTTCGGCACGGTCGGGGGGCTGATCGCGCAGCACCGGCAGAAGGCCGCGCTGACCGAGGCGATGCGGCTGGTCGGCGAGGTGAACAAGTACGTCTCCGACACCGAGCCGTTCAAGCTCAAGGGTGACGACCAGCGCGCGCGGCTGGAGACGGTGCTGCACACGCTCCTCCAGTGCGTGAGCGACCTGAACACGATCCTCGCGCCGTTCCTGCCGCACGCGGCCAACCGGGTGCACGAGATCCTCGGTGGCACAGGCGAATTCGTGCCGATGCCGCGGCTCGACGAGGTCGAGGATCTCGACGACGGGCGGACGTACGCCGTCATCACCGGCGAGTACACCCAGACCCCGTCGTGGGGCCGGGTGGCGGTGACGCCGGGCACGCCGATCGACAAGCCGAGGCCGGCGTTCGGGAAGATCGAGCCGGAGCAGGTCGAGGAGGAGCGCGCGCGACTGCGGGCGCGCGGCGGCGAGGCGCCCGAGGGCGAGGTGTCGCCGGCGTGA
- a CDS encoding resuscitation-promoting factor, translating to MTVRTTKTRLTLAVAALSTFALAGCGEATPPKNALLESTPTASAPSTPAPAPSSSTPTTTPSTSSSSTSSSSSATSATKSATKAAEPTRTAERDRAARGADRPAISVRTVEDTRTLKFKTERRYDPQAAKGQVTVVREGVTGRAEVTLRQTVSGKKVVKTEVVDTDVTRKPVNRVVVIGTKVEERKETPKPTATAKPKPTEKPSPRPTPTQTEEPQEPTSGLNLARSAMWDRIAQCESTGNWSINTGNGYYGGLQFDIRTWLGAGGGDFAPRADLASRAEQITVANRVYAERGLQPWGCAGAA from the coding sequence GTGACCGTTCGCACCACCAAGACCCGACTGACGCTCGCCGTCGCCGCGCTCTCGACGTTCGCCCTGGCGGGCTGCGGCGAGGCGACCCCGCCGAAGAACGCGCTGCTGGAGTCGACGCCGACCGCGTCCGCCCCGAGCACCCCCGCGCCGGCGCCCTCGAGCAGCACCCCGACGACGACGCCGAGCACCAGCTCCTCGAGCACCTCCAGCAGCTCGAGCGCGACGTCGGCGACGAAGTCCGCCACGAAGGCGGCCGAGCCGACCCGCACCGCCGAGCGTGACCGCGCCGCCCGCGGCGCCGACCGCCCCGCCATCAGCGTGCGCACCGTCGAGGACACCCGCACCCTGAAGTTCAAGACCGAGCGCCGCTACGACCCGCAGGCCGCCAAGGGCCAGGTCACCGTCGTCCGCGAGGGCGTCACCGGCCGCGCCGAGGTCACCCTGCGCCAGACCGTGTCGGGCAAGAAGGTCGTCAAGACCGAGGTCGTCGACACCGACGTCACCCGCAAGCCGGTCAACCGCGTCGTCGTCATCGGCACCAAGGTCGAGGAGCGCAAGGAGACCCCCAAGCCGACCGCGACCGCGAAGCCGAAGCCGACCGAGAAGCCCAGCCCGCGCCCGACGCCGACCCAGACCGAGGAGCCGCAGGAGCCCACCTCGGGCCTCAACCTGGCCCGCTCGGCCATGTGGGACCGCATCGCCCAGTGCGAGAGCACCGGCAACTGGTCGATCAACACCGGCAACGGCTACTACGGCGGTCTGCAGTTCGACATCCGCACCTGGCTCGGCGCCGGCGGTGGCGACTTCGCCCCGCGCGCCGACCTGGCCAGCCGCGCCGAGCAGATCACCGTCGCGAACCGCGTCTACGCCGAGCGCGGCCTGCAGCCCTGGGGCTGCGCCGGCGCGGCCTGA
- a CDS encoding TatD family hydrolase, giving the protein MSKRHETGHHGGRPPAPDRLPLPVVDNHTHLDISRDGGPLPDLTATIAEASAVGVDRMVQIGCDLDGARFTERVIDEHPQLLGGVALHPNEAPALAERGETDAARAEIERIAQHPRVRVVGETGLDYFRTGPEGVAAQQDSFRWHIDLAKRLGKALQIHDRDSHDDVLRILAEEGAPEHTVLHCFSGDIEMARECVRRGYLLSFAGTVTFKNARELRNALSVVPLDQLLVETDAPYLTPSPHRGATNAPYLVPLTVRAMAAVLNTDVPTLCENLSATSERVYGPWA; this is encoded by the coding sequence GTGAGCAAGCGGCACGAGACCGGTCACCACGGGGGCAGGCCGCCCGCGCCCGACCGGTTGCCGCTGCCGGTGGTCGACAATCACACCCACCTGGACATCTCGCGCGACGGCGGGCCGCTGCCCGACCTGACCGCGACGATCGCCGAGGCGAGCGCGGTCGGGGTCGACCGCATGGTGCAGATCGGGTGCGACCTCGACGGCGCCCGGTTCACCGAGCGGGTCATCGACGAGCACCCGCAGCTGCTCGGCGGGGTCGCGCTGCACCCCAACGAGGCCCCGGCGCTCGCCGAGCGCGGCGAGACCGACGCGGCGCGCGCCGAGATCGAGCGGATCGCGCAGCACCCCCGGGTGCGGGTCGTGGGGGAGACGGGGCTCGACTACTTCCGCACGGGCCCCGAAGGCGTTGCGGCACAACAGGACTCGTTCCGTTGGCACATCGACCTGGCGAAGCGGCTGGGCAAGGCGCTGCAGATCCACGACCGCGACAGCCACGACGACGTGCTGCGCATCCTGGCCGAGGAGGGGGCGCCCGAGCACACGGTGCTGCACTGCTTCTCGGGCGACATCGAGATGGCGCGCGAGTGCGTGCGCCGGGGCTACCTGCTTTCCTTCGCCGGCACGGTGACGTTCAAGAACGCCCGCGAGCTGCGCAACGCCCTGTCGGTGGTGCCGCTGGACCAGCTGCTGGTCGAGACCGACGCGCCCTACCTCACCCCCAGCCCGCACCGCGGCGCCACCAACGCCCCCTACCTGGTGCCGCTCACCGTCCGCGCGATGGCCGCCGTGCTGAACACGGACGTACCCACCCTCTGCGAGAACCTCTCCGCCACCAGCGAGCGCGTCTACGGCCCCTGGGCCTGA
- a CDS encoding Na+/H+ antiporter subunit A — MIALLVVHLVAACGAPWLVRRLGTRAFWLLALPPAATFAWALAKSGEVHDGVNPTERLTWVPSLGMDLTFRLDTLSWLLTLVVGGVGALVLAYCARYFDDASKGLGRFAGSLTAFAGAMLGLVTTDNLLVLYVFWEATTVLSFLLIGHRTTSRTSRAAAMQALVVTTAGGLAMLVGIVIIGQAAGTYAISGVLAAPPTGLAIDVAVVLVLVGAISKSALVPFHFWLPGAMAAPTPVSAYLHAAAMVKAGIYLLARLAPAFAETTMWRPTVLVLGGATMIHGALRALRQTDLKLVLAYGTVSQLGFLTMLVGTGSRAAALAGVGLLLSHALFKSSLFLTVGTIDHATGTRDLRELSGVGKQAPVLMAGAVVAGMSMAGLPPMLGFFGKEAALGAFLLGPQDGQGPLGSTTAEIAVLAVIVLGSALTVAYTARFLWGAFATVPSRPRTEVKPQGAVLVGIPALLGFLGLAFGLVATWLAPYLQPYVDAWPATLTTVHLGGWHGFSLALLLSVTSWALGAALFAARTWVEATQQRAPHVPSAQQAYRFVMGQLDRASLEITGALQRGSLPMTLGLIITILVLVPGGILLFGGVTWPDQIRLVDTPAQLAVALVLIPAAFAATRARRRMRAVLLVGVTGYGTALLFLLHGAPDLALTQTLVETVSLVVFILVLRRFTGRFPDDAPRFVRRWRALLGTLAGLTMAGLALTAATVRSTAPAGQGLYESAKEFGGGNNIVNVILVDTRAWDTMGELSVVLVAATGVASLIFVNSGNVDQALMVIRDTLQRRSVRQSPVRLDGSQRWLSSSVRPDRRSTIFEVVTRLIFHVMMIWSLYLLFSGHNHPGGGFAAGLMAGLALAVRYLAGSRRELMAAAPVMPGLLMGVGLFLSAGFGLASMLFGGAPLQSWVFDLDVPLLGAVHLVTSVIFDVGVYLVVIGLMLDLLRSLGARIDLQIEAGQSVQREESR, encoded by the coding sequence GTGATCGCGTTGCTGGTCGTCCACCTGGTAGCGGCCTGTGGCGCCCCCTGGCTCGTTCGCCGGCTGGGGACGCGAGCGTTCTGGCTCCTCGCGCTGCCACCGGCCGCGACCTTCGCGTGGGCGCTCGCCAAGAGCGGCGAGGTGCACGACGGCGTCAACCCGACCGAGCGCCTCACCTGGGTGCCCTCGCTCGGCATGGACCTCACCTTCCGGCTCGACACGCTCAGCTGGTTGCTCACCCTCGTGGTCGGCGGCGTCGGCGCGCTCGTGCTGGCCTACTGCGCCCGCTACTTCGACGACGCCAGCAAGGGGCTCGGGCGCTTCGCCGGGTCGCTCACCGCGTTCGCCGGGGCGATGCTCGGTCTGGTCACGACCGACAACCTCCTCGTGCTGTACGTGTTCTGGGAGGCCACGACCGTCCTGTCGTTCCTGCTGATCGGGCACCGCACCACCAGCCGCACCAGCCGCGCCGCGGCGATGCAGGCGCTCGTGGTCACCACCGCCGGCGGGCTGGCCATGCTCGTCGGGATCGTGATCATCGGTCAGGCCGCGGGGACGTACGCCATCAGCGGGGTCCTCGCGGCTCCGCCCACCGGCCTCGCGATCGACGTCGCGGTCGTCCTGGTGCTGGTCGGCGCGATCTCGAAGTCGGCGCTCGTGCCGTTCCACTTCTGGCTGCCCGGCGCGATGGCCGCGCCCACCCCGGTCAGCGCCTACCTGCACGCCGCCGCGATGGTCAAGGCCGGGATCTACCTGCTCGCCCGCCTGGCCCCCGCGTTCGCCGAGACCACCATGTGGCGCCCGACCGTGCTGGTCCTCGGCGGCGCCACGATGATCCACGGCGCGCTGCGCGCGCTGCGCCAGACCGACCTGAAGCTGGTGCTGGCGTACGGCACGGTCAGCCAGCTGGGCTTCCTCACCATGCTCGTCGGCACCGGCAGCCGGGCCGCCGCGCTCGCCGGCGTGGGCCTGCTGCTGTCGCACGCGCTGTTCAAGTCCTCGCTGTTCCTCACCGTCGGCACCATCGACCACGCCACCGGCACCCGCGACCTGCGCGAGCTCAGCGGCGTCGGCAAGCAGGCGCCCGTGCTCATGGCCGGCGCGGTGGTCGCCGGGATGAGCATGGCCGGCCTGCCCCCGATGCTCGGCTTCTTCGGCAAGGAGGCCGCGCTCGGCGCGTTCCTGCTCGGGCCGCAGGACGGGCAGGGGCCGCTCGGCTCGACCACCGCCGAGATCGCGGTGCTCGCGGTGATCGTGCTCGGGTCGGCGCTGACCGTCGCCTACACCGCGCGCTTCCTGTGGGGCGCCTTCGCGACCGTGCCCAGCCGCCCGCGCACCGAGGTGAAGCCGCAGGGCGCGGTGCTCGTGGGCATCCCGGCCCTGCTGGGCTTCCTGGGTCTCGCCTTCGGCCTGGTCGCCACCTGGCTCGCGCCCTACCTCCAGCCGTACGTCGACGCCTGGCCGGCGACCCTGACCACCGTCCACCTCGGCGGCTGGCACGGGTTCAGCCTCGCGCTGCTGCTGTCGGTCACCTCGTGGGCGCTCGGTGCCGCGCTGTTCGCGGCGCGCACCTGGGTCGAGGCCACCCAGCAGCGGGCGCCGCACGTGCCCAGCGCGCAGCAGGCGTACCGCTTCGTCATGGGGCAGCTGGACCGCGCGTCGCTGGAGATCACCGGTGCGCTGCAGCGCGGCTCGCTGCCGATGACGCTCGGGCTGATCATCACGATCCTGGTGCTCGTGCCCGGCGGCATCCTGCTGTTCGGCGGGGTCACCTGGCCCGACCAGATCCGCCTGGTCGACACCCCGGCCCAGCTGGCCGTCGCGCTGGTGCTGATCCCCGCGGCGTTCGCCGCCACCCGCGCGCGGCGCCGCATGCGCGCGGTGCTGCTCGTCGGCGTCACCGGCTACGGCACGGCCCTGCTCTTCCTGCTGCACGGCGCGCCCGACCTGGCGCTCACCCAGACGCTCGTCGAGACCGTGTCGCTGGTCGTGTTCATCCTGGTGCTGCGCCGGTTCACCGGGCGCTTCCCCGACGACGCGCCCCGGTTCGTACGTCGGTGGCGGGCGCTGCTCGGCACCCTCGCCGGACTGACCATGGCCGGCCTGGCGCTCACCGCCGCGACCGTGCGCAGCACCGCGCCGGCCGGGCAGGGGCTCTACGAGAGCGCCAAGGAGTTCGGCGGCGGCAACAACATCGTCAACGTGATCCTGGTCGACACCCGCGCCTGGGACACCATGGGCGAGCTGTCGGTCGTGCTCGTCGCGGCCACGGGCGTCGCGTCGCTGATCTTCGTCAACAGCGGCAACGTCGACCAGGCGCTGATGGTCATCCGCGACACGCTGCAGCGCCGCTCGGTGCGCCAGTCGCCGGTGCGCCTCGACGGCTCGCAGCGCTGGCTCAGCTCCAGCGTGCGGCCCGACCGCCGCTCGACGATCTTCGAGGTCGTCACCCGGCTGATCTTCCACGTGATGATGATCTGGTCGCTCTACCTGCTCTTCTCCGGGCACAACCACCCCGGCGGCGGCTTCGCGGCCGGGCTGATGGCCGGCCTCGCCCTGGCCGTGCGCTACCTCGCCGGGTCGCGCCGTGAGCTGATGGCCGCCGCGCCCGTCATGCCCGGTCTGCTGATGGGCGTCGGCCTGTTCCTGTCGGCCGGGTTCGGCCTGGCGTCGATGCTGTTCGGCGGCGCGCCGCTGCAGAGCTGGGTCTTCGACCTCGACGTGCCGCTGCTCGGTGCCGTGCACCTGGTCACCTCGGTGATCTTCGACGTCGGCGTCTACCTCGTCGTCATCGGGCTGATGCTCGACCTGCTGCGCAGCCTCGGGGCGCGCATCGACCTGCAGATCGAGGCCGGCCAGTCGGTCCAGCGGGAGGAGTCACGATGA
- the rsmA gene encoding 16S rRNA (adenine(1518)-N(6)/adenine(1519)-N(6))-dimethyltransferase RsmA produces MTAADPADDVRLLGPADVRALAAELGLRPTKQWGQNFVIDANTVRKIVRLAGVGPGDSVVEVGPGLGSLTLPLLATAGHVTAVEVDPALAQRLPRTVADHAPARADRLEVVPADALTVTGLPDPQPTALVANLPYNVSVPVVLSFLERFPTLERVLVMVQLEVAQRLAAQPGSKVYGAPSAKAAWFAEVTLADRVGRNVFWPAPNVDSGLVSMVRRQPPSTTATRRGVFRVVDAAFAQRRKTLRAALAGVAGGAAPAEEALRAAGIDPQLRGERLTIGEFARIAEALGL; encoded by the coding sequence ATGACCGCTGCCGACCCCGCCGACGACGTACGCCTGCTCGGCCCCGCCGACGTGCGTGCCCTGGCCGCGGAGCTGGGTCTGCGACCCACGAAGCAGTGGGGCCAGAACTTCGTCATCGACGCCAACACGGTGCGCAAGATCGTGCGGCTCGCGGGCGTCGGCCCGGGCGACAGCGTGGTCGAGGTCGGCCCCGGCCTGGGGTCGCTGACCCTCCCGCTCCTCGCGACCGCCGGTCACGTCACGGCCGTCGAGGTGGATCCGGCTCTCGCGCAACGCCTTCCGCGCACCGTCGCCGACCACGCACCGGCCCGCGCCGACCGCCTCGAGGTGGTCCCGGCCGACGCGCTCACCGTGACCGGGCTGCCCGACCCGCAGCCCACCGCGCTCGTCGCGAACCTGCCCTACAACGTCTCGGTGCCGGTCGTGCTCAGCTTCCTCGAGCGCTTCCCGACCCTGGAGCGGGTGCTGGTCATGGTGCAGCTCGAGGTCGCCCAGCGGCTCGCGGCCCAGCCGGGCAGCAAGGTCTACGGCGCCCCGAGCGCCAAGGCCGCGTGGTTCGCCGAGGTGACCCTCGCCGACCGGGTGGGCCGCAACGTCTTCTGGCCAGCGCCCAACGTCGACTCCGGCCTGGTGTCGATGGTGCGCCGGCAACCGCCGTCGACCACGGCCACCCGCCGGGGTGTCTTCCGGGTCGTCGACGCCGCGTTCGCCCAGCGCCGCAAGACCCTGCGCGCCGCGCTCGCGGGCGTCGCCGGCGGCGCCGCACCGGCCGAGGAGGCCCTGCGCGCCGCGGGCATCGACCCCCAGCTGCGCGGCGAGCGGCTGACGATCGGGGAGTTCGCGCGAATCGCCGAGGCGCTGGGGCTTTAG